The Corvus moneduloides isolate bCorMon1 chromosome 1, bCorMon1.pri, whole genome shotgun sequence nucleotide sequence gttttgctttcaacGTAGAAGACCATGCCTAAATCTAGGTACAGGTTGCTGTGGAATAGATCTATATCCTCACTGGAAAGAGCCCTGTAGCCCTGTCTCTAAGTTAAGGCTAGATTTGGAacccaaatttattttaaaagcataattatACACCTTCTCTAAATCAGACACGCTATTAAATGacaaattctctttttcttttttttttttttttgttcccttgtGAAAGCTGAATATagataattacatttaaataatgTGCTGATCGTGATACAACATTCAGCAGCCAAAGCCTGGGAgagttttatttgaaaatctaTTATTTGATGCTGCCATTAAGCATAGTTGGAGAAAGAGTATACATTGAAGGATTGTACCTCTTAGCCTTACACTGCAGCTTTGCCAAGAAAATGGCAGCTCTCTGGTGCTCTCCAGCAGCGTGTGCCAAATTCATGGACAAGCCATATGTATGTCAAGTGCCCGCTCTTGTTCtgtcttccttttaaaataatcatgaATACCAATTAGCAGAGGTACTTCAAATTCACTTGGGCTTCTTTTAGGTATCTAGTCCCTTAAACAGACTAAATCCAACAACCCCAGCTGCCTCTAGCCCATAAGCAGAGACACTGATTTTTAAGTCATGCTGGTATACCACATGATTTCTGTACTTTTCCTCCCAAACCCTTGAGAACAGTGGCACCGTGTAGTACTGGATTTCACTGATTGATTATGGAACACAGTCAAATTTGGATTGCATTTGCGAACTCATCAGTAACttcttaggattttttttttcaattacagAGATTTGACAGTCATCTTCAGAACCTTGTGGGATAACATTTGCTATATATAgtgtggaaatggaaaatttaacATAATTTGGATTATGGAGTTAAAGGAGTATTCTGGtaaatttctgaaaacacaaataCTGATTCTTCCTGTATCTGTTAAGTTATGCTGTTctcatcatagaatcattaaggttgggaaagacctctaagatcatcaggTAGAACCATTAACCAAACATCACCACATTTACCACTAAAGCATGGCCCTAAGTTCCACATCTATAAGTCTTTTGGAAATTTCCACAGATGGTGATTGACcagttccctgggcagcctgttccaatgcctgaccaccctttcagtgaaaaaagtattcctaacatccaatctaaacagCTCCTGGTGTAAGTTGAGacatttcctctcatcttgttacttgggagaagagactgacccccacttggctacagcctcctttcaggcagtttagagtgataaggtcccccctgagcctccttttctgcaggaTAAACatgcccagctccctcagccactcctcacaggacttgtgctccagactcttccccagctccattgctcatctctggacatgctccagcacctcagtgtccttgccatgaggggcccaaaactgaacagagGATTTGGGTGCAGCCATACCACTGAGTACAGGGtgacaatcactgccctgatcctgctggcTACAATATTTCTGATCCAGGCtaggatgccattggccttcttggccacctgggcacactctgGATGTTCAGTAGCTattgaccagcacccccaggtccttttccactgagcagctttccagcctctTTTCCTCCAGCCTGTAGCATTGCATGATGTTGTTCTGCTGCAGATTCAGGACCCAGCACCTTCCCTTGTTGAACCTATCCTTGGtatccttcttttccccttctgcaTTCCTTGGATACTTACTCTACCCATTATGTTCAGTATGGTATATTCATTACCAATACAGGCATGTCTTGATGTACTGGCTAAAATCCAAGGTAACAACTGTGCCTATCTGCCATTCTCATCCTCTGTAATTCTTCAAGTActtacaaataattttcagctaAACTTTTTGTGAGGAAGGAgttgggaagggaaagagacAGAAGTCTAAGATACCCACATTTCTAGAAGTTTATGAAACTAAGAATCTGAGATGAAATATGCTGTATGAAAATCCCCTGGGCTGTAATGCAAACTCTAACCCATTATCTGGCATAGTGACTCTACATGGGAGGAAAGGTAAAGCACAGCTGGGGGAGATTTCTGGTGGGATAGTATTTTATCAGTTACCAAGGAATCCAATCTTGCAACAGCAGGTTTCATTAATCCTTATTCTCTCAGAGCTTCTTTCTTCAGTTTGCTGGTTCAGTTGGCAGTAGCAATGAGGTTTGCAGCCCTCTTGTTTCAGTTAAATACCACATAGCAGAGTACTGgttttgcagtgttttgaaaaaattaaattagtagAAGTAGAGGGACTGTGACCACAATCTTTAATGCAGGAGTACCTGTTAATGCAATTATTTAAGAAATTCAGATTATATTTCACAGAGTTATTAGCAAATTCTGCTCCTTCCACAGAGactgaaggggggaaaaaaatatttttttgaagtgAATGTTAATTCCTTAATGACTGGTTCAGTGAATAAGTACAAACTGCTGGGCACTGAGCCATTCATTGGAAGGGGAGCTCTTGGGTGATGTCAGTGGAGTTCCATATTTATGCAGTAATGTCTCAAGATAATGCCAATACAAAACAGAATGGTATTTGATATTTAGGAGGAGACACAGACAGGAAAATTTGGAAGTGTCATAAATGTATGTTTGATAACATTCTTTTTTGATCAGAATGTTGTTAGTAATCCCATATTGAGCATacagaaaatgaacatttaaaaacaagttcTCTACAAGCACATTTTTCTATGGCTTTGTAGCTTGTTTCATAGCTAAGACTAAATAAACTTGAGATTTCCCTTGCTGTTCTCCATTTTTTATGGAATGTTTCAAGAGCAGTATAATCTTACAGAAGCATATTCTGTGGAGTGTAGTTTGTATATCCAGGGAACTGCTCATGGAGTAGAACCTGGATTATTTTGCAAGTCTTGCAGCCCTGTACCTTGTTCCACCTCAGTCACAGTCTTCTCTGATTATTCTGGGCCTGATGCAATCATATGCacttttcaaagaagaaaagaaaacaactctgTGGTGGTTTTTGCTgtgctaaaaataaatgaatgtctTCATGGGGGTGATAGCTATGGTGAGTTTGGACTAGTCTATACTAATATGAATCCAAGCCTGTATATTGATTGCTTTCATGGTTTGCACTTCCTTTTCTAGAAGTCAGTTGCAATAAAAAACATGAACAAATATAAGTGAATTCTGCTTAAAATCTTTTAGTCTCTGATTTTGGTGAATGCTATTTAGTGAATGGGTCAGATAAGTCTGAAAACTTATGCTGTTTTCTTATAAAAACTGTCCTTCTTGTTTCCCTTCACCTTTGCAAGTGACATGCTGCATTACTACATGGTTGATATATTTGGCGTTGCAGTGTGTGCACCTTGGGCAAAGAACAAATGGTAGACTTTTCACTGGCTTCAATATTCTTGCAGTGTTTCAGTAAGAGGGCAGTTCACTGGAAGAAGTGCACATGGTCTCATTCTCATAAAAGCTTTTGTTATTAAACAGAGGCACTGTGCTATTTTACGTGTGTCAGGCAGGCTTTTAGTCAATGCTgacctcttttccctccctagGTGGTGGTGTTAGGTTTTGTGGGTTGGGgtggttttcttttggttgttggttttttggggtttttgttgctttgttggtttgggttttttaagcaGTTTCCTGTTTTATCGTGGCTGTTCATAAGCGTAAAATTAGCCTGTCAGCCATTGAGTATTTGGCATGGGACACCACAGTTTGATAGCAGTGAACTTCTTTTCAAGTCAGTCAGTCTTGCAATGATACTTGATATAGTTATATTTAGACTAAATAAAATATGGTGTAGAACCCTTTTCTTGGCTTCTCAGACACATTATATGTACACCCTCATATAGCTGACTGAATCTGGGGAGGTGAGGAATGGGGATGAAGATGAAGAGTGAACAGGGTTTGTAAAGTTATTCAGAAGTGAGGGTGGAGAAGGATTGGCTGTTGTCTTTTttgtatctatttttaaaataagtgtttataaaaaatgaggggttttttgatttatttgaagagaaaaagatgaaCCTTTTGCTGCTGTTAATGTTTGTGATGACTTCAAGAGCTGCTTGtgtccagcagctgcagtaGGAACTGATTAAAAAGATTCTTGCACTCTATGCAAATGTGAAGTTTTGGCTACTTTAGTAATAACAGTTAAAGCTTCTCTCTGTAGGCAGCTGTGAGTTGCTGCCTGTATGGCCATGTCCTCTGTCTGCTGTGggcaaaaccagagaaattcTGCTTAGAAATGAAGGAAGCATAAAGCTGTGGGGGTGCTGCTTTGGTTTAGTAGTTCTgtagcatttcttttctttggagtACTCCTCTAGAAGAAAGCTTCCCTGATTCCCCTATGACATGGAAACATAAAACATGAGGAAAGCATGGTTGCCTAGCATTTTGCAGGAAACCTTAGAAATGTACACGTGAAACTACAGTAAAAGCAATGTGATCAGCAAGAGAAGGTGCTCCTCCCCATACCCTttaacattttataaattaagaaaataaaattccaataGCTTGGATCTATAGCATGTATTGCAGCAGGGATGCAAATCTTTTTCTTACTGAGATTGAAGTACTATCTTGTATTCCTTGTATCTTTGTCAGATCTTGCATTAATGCATATCATCACATTATTTCATAATGACAtaagaaataattgttttctaAGGAAAAGAAGTTCTGAGTTTATACCTAGCTTACAGAGCACTGCTTTCAAACCTCTGCATTATAGTTTAGCAATTCTGCTTGCTCTGGTGTGCAGTCATTTCAGAAGCATGATGGTAAGGCATTTGCTTTAGGGAAACTATCACaccaaaataaattagttgAGCCTGAAGAGGACTGTATACAATGCCAAAACTAATactaacagaaaagaaaatacactaAACATAACTGTGTCTGTGTATGAGCACAGGGTTCTGCATGCAAAAGCATTATCGATTTGTACTTTCTTACTCGTTACACTCTGCTTTTTGTGGAAAAGAACTTTGTTCCACCCCCTACCTACCTCCTACATCCCAGCTAATATTAAAAGCAGAGACAACTCTATAAAGAAATTATGTTGCTGAGGTCATTGCTTTTATAAAGTACTCACTATCACTTTATGAAGCATGGAAAATGAAATTGGTTAAAATACTGTTGAATACAGATGGCATAAAATACACAcagtgttttttcttgcttctctgtttcttctctaATTTCTCCAAATTTTGAGACTGGCTAACCAGTCAAAGAAGATTTATCTATTCCACAATGGGAACCTTCCAGTTATATTCCTTCCAGTTATATTCCTAATCCATAAAGTCCTCTGTTTTTCTGGTGGTCTAagtggtggtttttgtttttctttttttcctcccatccaGGTACTGCTATGTGGATATTTGTTAGCAATGACTGATGTGGAATCTACATATGCAGACTTTATTGCTTCAGGAAGAACAGGTAGAAGAAATGCGTTACATGACATCCTTGTGTCCTCTCCCGGTGGGAACTCTAGTGAACTAGCCTTAAAGTTATCAGAGCTTGATATAAACAAAACAGGTGAGTATGTTTTGggcttttattatatttatttaaaactaaaatgagAAGAACAGTACACAAAGTATGGTTTATGTGCCCACATTATTCCCTTgtccctcagcagcagaaatattttattttctaatcaACATGGGTTGCCTGCAATAAGAACCACAGATTTCATAAATGGGAAGGGTGGTTATTTGCAAGTACAACAcatcactgaaaaaagaaaagttgttcTGCAGTGGGTTCCTAGTGGCAGGGAACAGGATAAATTTTGTGAAAAGTAGActataaggaagaaaatacgGAAATCTTTATTAAAACCCAAGTCTTCATAATATCCTTTAATGGAAGCTCTCTGGTTTGAAGCCTGTAGGAGAAGCCATGTGTCTACTGAAAGGTTAttgtgaaattaaatttttttcagctgccaaAGGAAAGAGCAATAGGCATGCGCTGTTGTTTGTTTTACCTGGATCTTTGTTTCTCCTTTCGGCTGATACCTGTCCTTCTTTTAAGGTGATAACCAGTAATGCAATCCTAAATCTTTAAATGCTTGTGCATATTCAGTtgagaggaaggagggagagtgGACCGTACAAGAAGTAAAAATAGTAATATGACtgggtatttatttttgttacatgaGTAGCAGCTGGTGAATGGATCTTACAGATATTAGAAAGCCCTTTTCAGATGTCAGGGGAGAGGtgattttgcttattttaataatagcagaagaaaacaaattcagcaAAGAAGAAACCACTGATAAGCAGCCACCCTGTTTGTGCACATACTTTTCTCAGGGATAAAGACGAGAGTTCTGAGAGGGAGTCTCTTCTCAGCACAGTCAGATGTGGGCAGCATGGTGTTGAGGTGGTTGTAGTGCTGTTTTGAAGGAGGGGTTCTGTTTTTGGCTTCTGGACTAATGTACATCCTAAGTCATTCTTTCTGCAGTTGCCAGTAGGGGACCTATAGATTCTAGATGCATGGAATTCTATCTGGGCAGGACCTTtagtttatttctatttaaaaagaaatgctttatAAGTATGTGTGTAGGTGTGTCTATTTATTTTAGTGGGGACAAATGTAAAATGTTGGATAAATAGAAAGTAGGTGCCATTTGAAAGGCATAAGGCCAATGTTCCTTcatgctttaattttcttcagtctCAGATTTACACTTTTCAAAATTGTCTTTGATCTTGTCCATTTAGAAGATAAAAAGAATCCCTGATTTTAAGTTAAACAGTGGAGTAGTTATAAGCCAGAAATGTGTTCTTTTGTgagctataaaaaaaaaagggactcTCTGCCTGCAACATATGTTGATACGCATTTTGTACGTGCAGTTAGCTGTGTAATGATGAGAATGGTTTAGGTAACTGTTAGGCTAATTTTTTATACATAATTCAGGAGTCTCTTTAGTTCTTCTTGGTGATCCTTTTTGCAGCCTGGGTAACTTCATCAATGCAGAAAAGTATGCAGAGCTGCTCATAAAATTGGATagtagaaacacagaaatgccTGCATGCTTCTTCACGAGGTTATGCAGTTTCCAttagataaaatgaaaatacatttaaattcGGTATTATTAGTGCAACTAGGGGCTAAGTAAAAGCCTCCAAAccaaaaatactggaaaaggCATTGTCTTACCTAGCATTCATGTGAGTATTAGTGTATTATCACGTCATGTCTTTCCAAACCAAGAGAggctaaaaattattttgcgTGTCAAATCCCAGTTCAGAATATATTAGTGCTTGTAGGATGCATAAGTGCATCACACCTGACAGGattaagaagaaaacacatgTTTGGGGGTTATATCTTATTTCTTTCAAGGTGTATGTCAAACAATTTATGCTAAGTACAACCTAATTATATAAATACAGACATCAAGTTTTGattctgtcctttttttattcttattacAGCTGTGTGTATTTTCTAGCAAAACTGCAAGTGTGTTTGGTTTCAGCTGCGTGGAGTAATGGCAGAGTAGGATAATGCagatgttaaagaaaaaaaaggtcgTTATAAAACATATGTAAATTAAACTACCCAAGCATATTTAGTACATTCACTTCGAAAAGCCTGCAGATACATTTCCTGTAAAAAAACAGAACAGCTTTTAACAGCACTAGGCTTATTCAAGGactatgtatttttctgttactcAGTAACTGATACCTGAAGTGAGTGTTGGTTAATCCCCTCATTAATGAGCCAATGACAAATAATCAAGAGTTTACTGCATAATTATGTATAATAACATATAAATACTGCATAATTATGTATAATAACATATGATACTTCTCCCTTCAAAACAGCTGTCCCAGTTTTCTTTGTCCATAACAAGCTAACAACCTGTTATTATCTGTGGAATGGATATATTTTTCAAGCCCCAAAATACAGGTTCCAAGGACTGTGTCAACACGTTTTACCTAAATTAACTAAAAGCAACACTGTGTACATCTGATAGAAAACTGGAAGAGAAATcataaaacagaagcaaaagaaagatttttagtAGGGAAATCAGCAGGTGTCTCTCCTGCTCAACACTCTCAAGGTAACCAGTGCAATCCAAGAAACTTGATCGTCTTACAGGTGGTTGTAGCTAAGTGAAGTCGTGAGGAGAAAGTACATTGAAGAATGAGGACAAGTCTCTGCAGATCTAATCTCTAAAACAAACTGCTGGTTTTCTAGGTGCTAGAGAACACAGGAGTGAAAAGGATGTTTCTGTATAAAAGTTGTAGGGGTCCAAGCATCTACAAATAATGGGGGCAATAGGGTGTTGAAGTCATACGGAACCGGAATGAAGAACTGGCTGTAGAAATTAGCGattgaaaaaaattgattttagtCCACGGTAGAAATGTTTTGGGTGTAAGCGGGGGGAATAGTGATAGACACTGTAAAGTCAGTAAtgttacaggaagaaaaatgagttaAAAGCTGCACATTAGCAGGACTGGTAACTATAGCCAGCTGACCAACTCACACAACTGTATGGTGGCTTAGAATATGGTattatgttttgtttctttttttaatactgccTGCTGGTTTCAAAATGCTGTGTAAGAATTACAATCATGCTCTTGAGAGTGTCTAGCCATcaaattttaaaggaagaatAGCAATGTGCTTAGGAGTTTTGGGATTCTCAGAACTTAAAGgcaaatttatttctgtaaatatattttaaagcctttagtaggagagctctgccagcagaaagaaaaatttggtACCAAGATAGTGTATTACAGATTAAATGGATTTAGATTAGTGAATTTTTTCAGCAAGTTGAGAAGAATCTTTCAAGAAGTGGTGTATTAAAACCTTAGTGCCCTTTCCCTGAACCTCTGTGCTCTATGTTTAACACTAAGGTAGTGAAATACTTAGGCTTTTTGTCCAggaatgaattttcttttaaaaacaaatacctTGCAAGAGTGTTTTTTGCTCTtcagttttggggggttttttcctatattttttttagtaagaTTTCTACCAGGAAAGTTTGGCTTGCCCACATAGTAGTAGTCAGAACAGATGGAGGGCAGAGCGGGcaaaaaagtaacaaaacccTGAGGTTACACTCATCAGGTCTTCTGCAGTATCAGAACAAATGTAGGATGTTTTGTAGAAGGTGTTTGGACAACTGGGGCAAAAGGGATTTCTGTCCAATAGTAAATAATCACATGTAGATCCATCCTGATGGAATCCTTTCTAATTTGAGAGATGAAACTGAAGAAGAGTTTTCTGAGAAAGTACCTTGCaaaaaaattgtgtatttaTTACTCAACCCATAATGAACAGAACAAACCTCACTGTGTATAGGCCAATCAGCTTTCCATGCAAGTTTTCAAGAGGTTGAATGTGATAATTCACAGTACGCTTTGAGGTATTTGCCTGCCTAAATACTCAGTGCATGCACAAAACACAGCTATCATGTCTAAGCTGTTTGCAATGTTCTTTGCAAGGCAAAGAACTTTTTTCCACTACCAGTGTGCTCTTTCTTCTACTCAGAAAAGAGAAGGTGTTTATGATGCTTATTtctataaacagaaataaatctgcAGATGTACCATGTGATCTGAAATGAGGGAACAATAAGTATCTGCATTGAGAACCCTGCCTTTATTCTAAAGATCTGTAGATTAAAATACGAGGCACTGCTACCTCTATCTAGACCTCCTTACAACTAGCCATGAAATTTTCTTCCCTTAAGTTATTAAGCCAGTTCAGTACAAATTACTCTGAATCCTTGCAAGGTACAAGAGACAATGTAAGTCTTAACATTATTCATTGTTATGTATCTATAGCTGATGCGTCTGGTATTCAGGGACTTGTGTCTCACTTGCACTTACCTTCCTGTTGCCTGAACCTGTGAGGTCTTTAATTGTTACATAAAATACAATACTTTGCATATAGATACTAAAAGCATTTGCCAATGCTTTTCTTAGCCTTCTTTAGACAGACTGTGAGTTGCCTGCTCAGTGGGCCCCTGTAGGATGTGATCTGTTCCTCGAGTCCTTCTGTGGTTTGCAGTGAGACAGCTGGACTGAATACCATGGACACAGTGCTGAAACCAGACGCACAGAACTGAAGCAGCTTTAACAAACAATTGCTTCTATTGAAGTTGCTTCTCTTCATA carries:
- the PKIA gene encoding cAMP-dependent protein kinase inhibitor alpha, which gives rise to MTDVESTYADFIASGRTGRRNALHDILVSSPGGNSSELALKLSELDINKTEGEGDAQRNPSEQTGEAQGEAAKQES